Proteins from one Aureimonas sp. SA4125 genomic window:
- a CDS encoding IS256 family transposase, producing MTEDRLPLAELFAKAGDGDFLRTIAESVMQLLMEVDVEGMIGAGRHERTQERATYRNGYRDRSLDTRLGSLQLRIPKLRQGSYFPPFLEPRKLSEKALVAVIQEAWISGVSTRRVDDLVQAMGLSGIGKSTVSKLCKDIDERVGGFLDRPLTGDWPYLWLDATYLKQREGGRIVSVAAIIAVAVNTDGKREIVGLHIGPSEAETFWSSFLKSLVRRGLSGVKLVISDAHEGLKAAIRRVFSASWQRCRVHWMRNALSYVPKAQQSMAAAALRQAFAQPDRASASQALRHVADQLRGKCPKLGAFIDNSETDVLAHMDFPSQHRTRIHSTNSLERLNKEVKRRADVVGIFPNEGSIIRLIGAVLLEANDEWQIQNRYMQTEPMADLMAMGNTAKPEQISTEVA from the coding sequence ATGACCGAGGACAGACTACCGCTTGCCGAGCTTTTTGCGAAAGCCGGGGACGGCGATTTCCTGAGAACGATAGCCGAGAGCGTGATGCAGCTCCTTATGGAGGTCGACGTTGAAGGCATGATCGGCGCCGGGCGCCACGAACGGACGCAGGAACGGGCGACTTATCGCAATGGCTACCGCGACCGCTCGCTCGACACGCGGCTCGGCTCGTTGCAGCTTCGGATACCCAAGCTTCGGCAGGGCAGCTACTTCCCGCCGTTCCTGGAGCCGAGAAAGCTCTCGGAGAAGGCCTTGGTTGCCGTCATTCAGGAAGCTTGGATCAGCGGCGTTTCCACCCGGCGGGTCGACGATCTGGTACAGGCCATGGGGCTGTCGGGGATCGGCAAGAGCACCGTATCGAAGCTGTGCAAAGACATCGACGAACGCGTCGGCGGCTTCCTCGACCGTCCTCTCACTGGCGACTGGCCCTACCTCTGGCTGGATGCGACCTACCTGAAGCAGCGCGAGGGTGGACGCATCGTTTCGGTCGCCGCCATAATCGCCGTGGCCGTGAACACGGACGGCAAGCGCGAGATCGTCGGCCTTCACATCGGCCCCTCGGAAGCGGAGACGTTTTGGTCGAGCTTCCTCAAGAGCCTCGTGCGCCGCGGCCTGTCCGGCGTGAAGCTCGTGATCTCGGATGCTCACGAAGGGCTGAAAGCCGCCATTCGCCGGGTGTTCAGCGCCTCCTGGCAGCGCTGCCGGGTGCATTGGATGCGCAACGCCCTGTCGTATGTCCCGAAGGCGCAGCAGAGCATGGCGGCGGCCGCGCTGCGCCAAGCCTTCGCCCAGCCCGATCGTGCTAGCGCCAGCCAGGCGCTGCGCCACGTCGCCGACCAGCTTCGGGGAAAGTGTCCAAAGCTCGGGGCCTTCATCGACAACAGCGAGACCGACGTGCTGGCGCACATGGATTTTCCCAGTCAGCACCGGACCCGGATCCATTCGACGAATTCCCTGGAGCGCCTGAACAAGGAGGTGAAGCGGCGTGCCGACGTCGTCGGAATCTTCCCGAACGAGGGATCCATCATCCGGCTCATCGGCGCCGTCCTTCTCGAGGCCAACGACGAATGGCAGATCCAGAACCGCTACATGCAGACCGAACCCATGGCCGACCTCATGGCCATGGGCAACACTGCAAAACCCGAACAGATTTCCACCGAAGTCGCCTGA
- a CDS encoding RcnB family protein yields the protein MKKTLLTAVAMMFLASPVLTAASASAQSRQDARQELRQDRQELRQDRRELQRDRKEVRQDRKALRRAAWVKRGGRYQSGGRNVSNYRQYGLKAPARGQRWVRYNNDYLLVSIASGVIAGIVAAR from the coding sequence ATGAAGAAGACCCTTCTGACAGCCGTGGCGATGATGTTTCTCGCCTCTCCTGTCCTGACCGCCGCCAGTGCTTCCGCCCAGTCCCGCCAGGATGCACGGCAGGAACTGCGCCAGGATCGCCAGGAACTGCGGCAGGACCGCCGGGAGCTCCAGCGGGACCGCAAGGAAGTCCGCCAGGATCGCAAGGCTCTTCGGCGCGCTGCCTGGGTGAAGCGCGGCGGCCGTTACCAGAGCGGCGGGCGCAATGTCAGCAACTACCGCCAGTACGGCCTGAAGGCGCCGGCTCGCGGCCAGCGCTGGGTCCGCTACAACAACGACTACCTGCTGGTCTCGATCGCCAGCGGCGTGATCGCGGGCATCGTCGCCGCCCGGTAA
- the phnE gene encoding phosphonate ABC transporter, permease protein PhnE, whose protein sequence is MPVIATSTPGVPTWRKRTSRAELLHWLGWLALVALFVFCWQVMTKDTIWAFVSDAPRQGGDILARSWPPRWSYVGELLLPLWDTVNMATLGTLAGIIVAVPIAFLAAANTTPSTMIVRPIALFVIVASRSINSLIWALLLVSILGPGLLAGIIAIALRSIGFVGKLLYEAIEEIDVAQVEAVSATGASRMQVIDYAIVPQVLPSFLGISVFRWDINIRESAILGLVGAGGLGLKLQASLNVLAWPQVTMIFIVILGTVFLSEWVSAKVRHAII, encoded by the coding sequence ATGCCGGTCATTGCAACATCCACTCCCGGCGTGCCGACCTGGCGCAAGCGCACCAGCCGCGCCGAGCTCCTGCATTGGCTCGGCTGGCTGGCCCTCGTCGCGCTCTTCGTCTTCTGCTGGCAGGTGATGACGAAGGACACGATCTGGGCCTTCGTCTCCGACGCCCCTCGCCAGGGCGGCGACATCCTGGCGCGCTCCTGGCCGCCGCGCTGGTCCTATGTCGGCGAGCTGCTGCTGCCTCTCTGGGACACGGTGAACATGGCGACGCTCGGAACGCTCGCCGGCATCATCGTCGCCGTGCCGATCGCCTTCCTGGCGGCCGCCAACACGACGCCGAGCACGATGATCGTGCGGCCGATCGCGCTGTTCGTCATCGTCGCCTCGCGCTCGATCAACTCGCTGATCTGGGCGCTCCTGCTCGTCTCCATCCTCGGGCCCGGGCTCCTGGCCGGCATCATCGCCATCGCGCTGCGCTCCATCGGCTTCGTCGGCAAGCTGCTCTACGAGGCGATCGAGGAGATCGACGTCGCGCAGGTCGAGGCGGTCTCGGCGACGGGGGCCAGCCGCATGCAGGTGATCGACTACGCCATCGTCCCGCAGGTTCTGCCGTCCTTTCTCGGCATCTCGGTCTTTCGCTGGGACATCAACATCCGCGAATCCGCCATTCTCGGCCTCGTCGGCGCGGGCGGGCTGGGCCTGAAACTCCAGGCCTCGCTGAACGTCCTTGCCTGGCCGCAGGTGACGATGATCTTCATCGTCATCCTCGGCACCGTGTTCCTCAGCGAGTGGGTCTCGGCAAAGGTGCGTCACGCCATCATCTGA
- the phnE gene encoding phosphonate ABC transporter, permease protein PhnE, with product MTVPATEFPTRWKRPPLFIKNSTTRRLVYGGLLVYVIAAISTVDVNWQRAYEGLDRGWLFVLGFLTPDFLTRSRDILIGLQESLTMTVCATVVGILISVPIGIGAARNLAPPPVYIVCRAIIAASRAFQEIIVAILFVAMFGFGPFAGFLTLSFATIGFISKLLAEDIEEIDEGQAEAVKATGASWLQLVNYAVQPQVMPRLIGLSLYRFDINFRESAVIGIVGAGGIGATLNTSIDRYEYDSAGAVLILIIVIVMLAEYLSGVIRKKIQ from the coding sequence ATGACCGTCCCCGCCACGGAATTTCCGACGCGGTGGAAGCGGCCGCCGCTGTTCATCAAGAACAGCACCACGCGCCGCCTCGTCTATGGCGGCCTTCTCGTCTACGTCATCGCGGCGATCTCGACCGTCGACGTGAACTGGCAGCGCGCCTATGAGGGCCTCGACCGCGGCTGGCTTTTCGTCCTCGGCTTCCTGACGCCCGACTTCCTCACCCGCTCGCGCGATATCCTGATCGGTCTTCAGGAGAGCCTGACGATGACGGTCTGCGCCACCGTGGTCGGCATCCTGATCTCCGTTCCCATCGGCATCGGCGCGGCCCGCAACCTCGCCCCGCCGCCCGTCTACATCGTCTGCCGCGCGATCATCGCGGCCTCCCGCGCCTTCCAGGAGATCATCGTCGCGATCCTCTTCGTGGCGATGTTCGGCTTCGGTCCCTTCGCCGGCTTCCTGACGCTCTCCTTCGCCACCATCGGTTTCATCTCCAAGCTCCTCGCCGAGGATATCGAGGAGATCGACGAGGGCCAGGCAGAGGCGGTGAAGGCGACCGGCGCGTCCTGGCTGCAACTCGTCAACTATGCCGTCCAGCCGCAGGTCATGCCGCGCCTGATCGGGCTGTCGCTCTACCGCTTCGACATCAACTTCCGGGAATCGGCCGTCATCGGCATCGTCGGGGCCGGCGGCATCGGCGCGACGCTGAACACGTCCATCGACCGCTACGAATACGACAGCGCTGGCGCCGTGCTGATCCTCATCATCGTCATCGTCATGCTCGCCGAATACCTCTCCGGCGTCATCCGCAAGAAGATCCAGTAG
- the phnC gene encoding phosphonate ABC transporter ATP-binding protein, with product MLRITGLTKTYKTGDKALKGVTFEVPPGQVVGLIGPSGAGKSSLIRCINRLIEPSEGSIHLGALDVTGLSRGELRKARRRIGMIFQEYALVERLTVMENVLSGRLGYVPFWQSFFRRYPADDVAKAFRLLGRVGLTEHADKRADALSGGQRQRVGIARALEQDPELLLVDEPTASLDPKTSRQIMRLIVEICRERDLPAIINIHDVLLAQAFVQRIIGLRAGEVVFDGTPEELDTAALTRIYGEEDWAAMHKQASDDEVEEREAATEAKRLGERVAALV from the coding sequence ATGCTGCGGATCACCGGACTGACCAAGACCTACAAGACCGGGGACAAGGCCCTGAAGGGCGTCACCTTCGAGGTCCCGCCGGGGCAAGTCGTCGGCCTCATCGGCCCGTCCGGCGCCGGCAAGTCGAGTCTCATCCGCTGCATCAATCGCCTGATCGAGCCGAGCGAGGGTAGCATTCATCTCGGCGCTCTCGACGTCACCGGGCTCTCCCGCGGCGAGCTGCGCAAGGCACGCCGCCGCATCGGCATGATCTTCCAGGAATATGCGCTGGTGGAGCGCCTGACGGTGATGGAGAACGTCCTGTCCGGACGCCTCGGCTATGTCCCCTTCTGGCAGAGCTTCTTTCGCCGCTATCCCGCCGACGACGTCGCCAAGGCCTTCAGGCTGCTCGGGCGTGTCGGGCTGACGGAGCACGCCGACAAGCGTGCCGATGCGCTCTCCGGCGGCCAGCGCCAGCGCGTCGGCATCGCCCGCGCGCTCGAGCAGGACCCCGAGCTTCTCCTCGTCGACGAGCCGACCGCCTCGCTCGATCCCAAGACCTCGCGTCAGATCATGCGCCTCATCGTCGAGATCTGCCGCGAGCGCGATCTTCCCGCCATCATCAACATTCACGACGTCCTCCTGGCGCAGGCCTTCGTCCAGCGCATCATCGGGCTGCGCGCCGGCGAGGTCGTCTTCGACGGCACGCCCGAGGAACTCGACACCGCCGCCCTGACCCGCATCTACGGCGAGGAGGACTGGGCGGCGATGCACAAGCAGGCCTCCGACGACGAGGTCGAGGAGCGCGAGGCGGCCACCGAGGCCAAGCGCCTCGGCGAGCGCGTCGCGGCACTCGTATGA
- the phnD gene encoding phosphate/phosphite/phosphonate ABC transporter substrate-binding protein yields the protein MRSRIAAVARAAGLSVAMLMSGAAVAHAEFKLDARYTDADGDMVADVPTDAAQLMDPDTLIFAYTPVEDPAVYADVWADFLKHMEEKTGKSVQFFPVQSNAAQIEAMRAGRLHVAGFNTGSNPIAVACAGFRPFAMMAAKDGAFGYEMEIITYPGSGVEKVEDIKGKQLAFTAETSNSGFKAPSALLKAEYNLAANTDFEPVFSGKHDNSILGVANKDYPAAAIANSVMKRMVARDVIKADQVVSIYKSQTFPTTGYGVAYNLTPDLQAKIQDAFMSFDWTGSKLLAEFQTSEPPQETFIPISFKENWAVIRQIDEATGVSYECQ from the coding sequence ATGAGATCACGAATTGCCGCCGTCGCCCGTGCCGCTGGCCTCTCCGTCGCCATGCTGATGTCGGGTGCCGCCGTCGCCCACGCCGAGTTCAAGCTCGACGCGCGCTACACCGATGCGGACGGCGACATGGTCGCGGACGTTCCGACCGACGCCGCGCAGCTCATGGATCCGGACACGCTAATCTTCGCCTACACGCCGGTCGAGGATCCGGCCGTCTACGCCGACGTCTGGGCCGACTTCCTCAAGCACATGGAAGAGAAGACGGGCAAGTCCGTCCAGTTCTTCCCCGTCCAGTCGAACGCTGCCCAGATCGAGGCGATGCGCGCCGGGCGCTTGCATGTCGCGGGCTTCAACACCGGCTCCAACCCGATCGCCGTCGCCTGCGCGGGCTTCCGTCCCTTCGCCATGATGGCCGCCAAGGACGGTGCCTTCGGCTACGAGATGGAGATCATCACCTATCCCGGCTCCGGCGTGGAAAAGGTCGAGGACATCAAGGGCAAGCAGCTCGCTTTTACTGCCGAGACGTCGAATTCGGGCTTCAAGGCGCCGTCGGCCCTGCTGAAGGCCGAATACAACCTCGCCGCCAACACCGACTTCGAGCCGGTCTTCTCGGGCAAGCACGACAATTCCATCCTCGGCGTCGCCAACAAGGACTATCCCGCGGCGGCGATCGCGAACTCGGTCATGAAACGCATGGTGGCGCGCGACGTGATCAAGGCCGATCAGGTCGTCTCGATCTACAAGTCGCAGACTTTTCCGACGACGGGCTACGGCGTCGCGTACAACCTGACGCCTGACCTTCAGGCCAAGATCCAGGACGCGTTCATGTCGTTCGACTGGACGGGGTCGAAGCTTCTTGCCGAGTTCCAGACCTCCGAGCCGCCGCAGGAAACCTTCATCCCGATCAGCTTCAAGGAAAACTGGGCCGTCATCCGCCAGATCGACGAAGCCACGGGCGTCTCGTACGAGTGCCAGTAA
- a CDS encoding metalloregulator ArsR/SmtB family transcription factor, which produces MTEFLLMLSALSHETRLETFRLLVTEMPLGLPAGEIARRLGTVSTTMSTHLGILERARLIASRRTGRSIIYTASLGTMQELIVYLLKDCCKGDPTSCATVTAMLATATAPGEAETAPIQN; this is translated from the coding sequence ATGACAGAATTTCTGCTGATGCTATCGGCCCTTTCCCACGAGACGAGGCTGGAAACCTTCCGCCTTCTCGTGACCGAGATGCCGCTCGGACTGCCGGCGGGAGAGATCGCGCGACGTCTGGGAACCGTCTCGACGACGATGTCGACGCATCTGGGCATTCTCGAGCGCGCCAGGCTCATCGCCTCTCGGCGCACCGGGCGATCCATCATCTACACCGCAAGCCTCGGGACGATGCAGGAGCTGATCGTTTACCTCCTGAAGGACTGCTGCAAAGGCGATCCGACCTCCTGCGCGACCGTGACCGCCATGCTCGCCACGGCAACCGCTCCGGGAGAAGCCGAGACGGCGCCGATCCAAAACTAG
- a CDS encoding ABC transporter substrate-binding protein, translating into MKKWMVALAAASAIGGMTASQAVAQTGELVLYCSVEEEWCRVMSEAFERETGIDVLMTRRSSGETFAQIKAEEGQPRGDVWWGGTGDPHLQAAQEKLTKAYKSPKLAELNDWAVRQAETAEYRTVGIYAGGLGYGYNSNMVTENPPACWADLLDARFADDIQVANPNSSGTAYTMLATLVQLFGEDKAFEFMAKLHANVSQYTQSGSAPIRAAATGESAIGIVFMHDAVAQAVKGAPIKTVAPCEGTGYEVGSMSLIEGGPNADNARLWYDWALSAAAQELGATANSFQVPSNASAATPAAAPKLADIKLIDYDFATYGSSETRSRLLARWDAEIGALPK; encoded by the coding sequence ATGAAGAAATGGATGGTGGCACTTGCCGCGGCATCGGCAATCGGAGGCATGACGGCCTCTCAGGCGGTGGCGCAAACCGGCGAACTGGTCCTCTACTGCTCGGTGGAGGAGGAGTGGTGCCGGGTCATGTCGGAGGCCTTCGAGCGTGAGACCGGAATCGACGTTCTGATGACGCGCCGTTCTTCCGGCGAGACCTTCGCCCAGATCAAGGCCGAGGAAGGCCAGCCGCGCGGCGACGTGTGGTGGGGCGGCACCGGCGACCCCCATCTGCAAGCCGCGCAGGAAAAGCTGACCAAGGCATACAAGTCGCCCAAGCTGGCCGAGCTGAACGACTGGGCCGTGCGGCAGGCCGAGACGGCCGAGTACCGCACCGTCGGCATTTATGCCGGTGGACTTGGCTATGGCTACAACAGCAACATGGTCACCGAGAACCCGCCGGCCTGTTGGGCGGACCTTCTCGACGCGCGTTTTGCCGACGACATTCAGGTCGCGAACCCGAACTCTTCGGGGACGGCCTACACGATGCTGGCGACGCTCGTGCAGTTGTTCGGCGAAGACAAGGCGTTCGAGTTCATGGCCAAGCTCCATGCCAACGTCAGCCAGTACACCCAGTCGGGCTCGGCGCCGATCCGGGCGGCGGCGACCGGCGAGAGTGCCATCGGCATCGTCTTCATGCATGACGCCGTGGCGCAGGCCGTCAAGGGAGCGCCGATCAAGACGGTGGCGCCCTGCGAAGGCACGGGCTACGAGGTCGGGTCGATGTCGTTGATCGAAGGCGGACCGAACGCCGACAATGCGCGCCTCTGGTACGACTGGGCGCTTTCGGCTGCGGCCCAGGAACTCGGCGCGACGGCGAACAGCTTCCAGGTGCCGTCCAACGCGTCGGCCGCCACACCGGCTGCCGCGCCCAAACTCGCCGACATCAAGCTGATCGACTATGATTTCGCGACCTACGGGTCCAGCGAAACGCGCAGCCGACTTCTGGCACGGTGGGACGCAGAGATCGGCGCACTGCCGAAGTGA